A stretch of the Shinella zoogloeoides genome encodes the following:
- the folD gene encoding bifunctional methylenetetrahydrofolate dehydrogenase/methenyltetrahydrofolate cyclohydrolase FolD, with product MGMDRITDGAIIDGKKFAAGLLENVAKDVARLKEATGTVPGLAVVLVGADPASAVYVGSKHRQTVAAGMNSFKHELAADTTQDELMALIDRLNVDPAVHGILVQLPLPVHLDANAVIQGINPDKDVDGFHISNAGRLSTSQPALVPCTPLGCLMLLKDRLGENLSGLHAVVIGKSNIVGKPMAQLLLSENCTVTVAHSRTRNTPELCRTADILVVAVGRPGLVRGDWIKPGAVVLDVGINRVEIDGKSRIVGDVAFEEARHAGAITPVPGGVGPMTIACLLANTLTAFRRQHSVHID from the coding sequence ATGGGAATGGATAGAATCACGGACGGCGCGATCATCGACGGCAAGAAGTTCGCGGCCGGCTTGCTCGAAAACGTCGCCAAGGACGTTGCCCGGCTGAAAGAGGCGACCGGCACCGTGCCGGGCCTTGCCGTCGTCCTTGTCGGCGCAGATCCCGCCAGTGCCGTCTATGTGGGCTCGAAGCACCGCCAGACGGTCGCCGCCGGCATGAATTCCTTCAAGCACGAGCTTGCGGCCGACACGACGCAGGACGAGCTGATGGCGCTGATCGACCGGCTGAATGTCGATCCCGCCGTGCACGGCATTCTCGTGCAACTGCCGCTGCCCGTCCATCTCGATGCCAACGCCGTCATCCAAGGCATCAATCCCGACAAAGATGTCGACGGCTTCCATATCTCCAATGCCGGGCGCCTTTCGACCAGCCAGCCGGCATTGGTGCCCTGCACGCCGCTCGGCTGCCTCATGCTGCTGAAGGACCGGCTCGGCGAAAACCTCTCCGGCCTCCATGCCGTGGTGATCGGCAAATCCAACATTGTCGGCAAGCCGATGGCGCAACTGCTGCTTTCGGAAAACTGCACGGTGACCGTCGCCCATTCGCGCACGAGGAACACGCCGGAGCTTTGCCGCACTGCCGATATCCTCGTCGTCGCGGTCGGTCGGCCCGGTCTCGTGCGCGGTGACTGGATCAAGCCTGGGGCGGTGGTCCTCGACGTCGGCATCAACCGCGTGGAGATCGACGGCAAGTCGCGCATCGTCGGCGACGTCGCCTTCGAGGAGGCCCGCCACGCTGGTGCCATCACGCCGGTTCCGGGCGGCGTCGGCCCCATGACCATCGCCTGCCTCCTCGCCAATACGCTCACGGCCTTCCGCCGCCAGCACTCCGTCCATATCGACTGA
- the purU gene encoding formyltetrahydrofolate deformylase — MSALPNRYALRVACPSIRGVTAAIATYLSTNGCNISDSAQFDDKSTGRYFMRVSFQSEEGRTLEHLREGFAEIAATYEAEEEFFDETAKRKVILMVSRFGHCLNDLLYRWKIGALPIDIVGVVSNHFDYQKVVVNHDIPFHHIKVTKENKPEAEAEQMRIVEETGAELIVLARYMQVLSDEMCRKMSGRIINIHHSFLPSFKGAHPYKQAFERGVKLIGATSHYVTADLDEGPIIEQDIVRVTHAQSADDYVSLGRDVESQVLARAIHAHIHGRVFINGNKTIVFPPSPGSFVSERMG, encoded by the coding sequence ATGTCCGCTCTTCCCAATCGTTACGCCCTGCGCGTCGCCTGCCCCTCCATCCGGGGCGTGACCGCCGCAATCGCGACCTACCTGTCCACCAATGGCTGCAACATTTCCGACAGCGCCCAGTTCGACGACAAGAGCACCGGCCGCTATTTCATGCGCGTCAGCTTCCAGTCCGAGGAAGGCCGCACGCTGGAGCACCTGCGCGAGGGCTTCGCCGAGATCGCGGCGACTTACGAGGCGGAGGAGGAATTCTTCGACGAGACGGCCAAACGCAAGGTGATCCTCATGGTCTCGCGCTTCGGCCATTGCCTCAACGACCTGCTCTACCGCTGGAAGATCGGCGCGCTGCCGATCGACATCGTCGGCGTCGTCTCCAATCATTTCGACTACCAGAAGGTCGTGGTGAATCACGACATCCCCTTCCACCACATCAAGGTGACGAAGGAGAATAAGCCGGAAGCCGAAGCCGAGCAGATGCGCATCGTCGAGGAGACAGGCGCAGAACTCATCGTGCTCGCCCGCTACATGCAGGTTCTCTCCGACGAGATGTGCAGGAAGATGTCCGGCCGCATCATCAACATCCACCACTCTTTCCTGCCGTCCTTCAAGGGTGCGCACCCCTATAAGCAGGCTTTCGAGCGCGGCGTGAAGCTGATCGGCGCGACCTCGCACTATGTGACCGCCGACCTCGACGAAGGCCCGATCATCGAACAGGACATCGTGCGCGTGACACATGCGCAGTCGGCGGACGACTACGTCAGCCTAGGCCGCGATGTCGAAAGCCAGGTGCTCGCCCGTGCCATTCACGCCCATATCCATGGCCGCGTGTTCATCAATGGCAACAAGACCATCGTCTTTCCGCCCTCTCCCGGCTCTTTCGTATCCGAACGGATGGGTTGA
- a CDS encoding D-amino acid dehydrogenase has translation MKVIVLGAGIIGVTSAYQLAKAGHEVTVVDRQPGPALETSFANAGEVSFGYCSPWAAPGIPVKAMKWLFMQHAPLILRPKVDMAMLSWMTQMLRNCTSARYALNKSRMLRLADYSRISLAALREETGIAYDERMQGTLQLFRTEAQLDASAKDVKALAADGIPYEVLDPEGCIRVEPALKHVREKIGGGLLTPKDETGDCFKFSNVLATKAAALGVTFRFGSIIRGLDVEGGRIRGVVTAHGTLDADAVVVALGSFSPLLVRPHGIRLPVYPVKGYSLTIPITDASRAPESTVMDETYKIAITRLGDRIRVGGMAEISGYTNDLGERRRLTLQHSVTDLFPGGDVSKASFWSGLRPMTPDGTPVIGPTKVTGLFLNTGHGTLGWTMSSGSARVVADLVSGKAPEIDARDLAVARYA, from the coding sequence ATGAAAGTTATCGTTCTCGGCGCCGGCATCATCGGCGTCACCTCCGCCTACCAGCTTGCCAAAGCGGGGCATGAGGTCACGGTCGTCGATCGCCAGCCCGGCCCGGCGCTGGAAACGAGCTTCGCCAATGCCGGCGAGGTCTCCTTCGGCTATTGCTCGCCCTGGGCCGCGCCTGGCATTCCCGTGAAGGCGATGAAATGGCTGTTCATGCAGCACGCGCCGCTGATCCTGCGGCCCAAGGTCGACATGGCGATGCTGTCCTGGATGACGCAGATGCTGCGCAACTGCACCTCCGCCCGCTATGCGCTCAACAAAAGCCGCATGCTGCGCCTTGCCGATTACAGCCGCATTTCGCTGGCGGCGCTGCGCGAAGAGACGGGTATTGCCTATGACGAGCGCATGCAGGGGACGCTGCAACTTTTCCGCACCGAGGCTCAGCTCGATGCCTCCGCCAAGGACGTCAAGGCGCTCGCCGCCGACGGCATTCCCTACGAAGTGCTCGATCCCGAGGGCTGCATCCGCGTCGAACCCGCACTGAAGCACGTGCGCGAGAAGATTGGCGGCGGCCTCCTGACGCCGAAGGACGAGACGGGCGACTGCTTCAAATTCTCCAATGTGCTGGCCACAAAGGCCGCGGCGCTCGGCGTCACCTTTAGATTCGGTAGCATCATCCGCGGCCTGGATGTGGAAGGCGGCCGCATCCGCGGCGTCGTCACCGCCCATGGCACGCTCGATGCCGATGCCGTTGTCGTCGCGCTCGGCAGCTTCTCGCCGCTCCTGGTACGCCCGCACGGCATTCGCCTGCCGGTCTATCCGGTCAAAGGCTATTCGCTGACCATCCCAATCACCGACGCCTCGCGCGCACCGGAATCCACCGTGATGGACGAGACATACAAGATCGCCATCACGCGCCTCGGCGACCGCATCCGCGTCGGCGGCATGGCGGAAATCTCCGGCTACACCAACGATCTCGGCGAGCGCCGCCGCCTGACCCTGCAGCACTCCGTCACCGACCTCTTCCCGGGTGGTGATGTGTCGAAGGCAAGCTTCTGGTCGGGCCTTCGACCGATGACGCCGGATGGCACGCCAGTCATCGGCCCGACCAAGGTCACCGGCCTCTTCCTCAACACTGGCCACGGCACGCTCGGCTGGACCATGAGCTCGGGCTCCGCCCGCGTCGTCGCCGACCTCGTCTCCGGCAAGGCGCCCGAGATCGACGCCAGGGACCTTGCAGTCGCGCGATACGCCTGA
- a CDS encoding D-serine ammonia-lyase yields MAIQLPDNPSRADLLAARPTLWINPNYKDNAIGDASLPVRPSDIDEAHANWRRLASLLEACFPELKPAKGEIRSDLVLLDEMRDALGYDSADFGTIFVKADNALPVAGSIKARGGVYEVFLLAEQLAIREGLLQDGEDIRRLAEADARAFFSRHTIAVGSTGNLGLSVGVAARALGFSATVHMSSDAKPWKVERLQRLGVEVIKHSADYTTAVENARIVAERDPTIYFVDDEQSRHLFLGYSVAALELAEQLQANGVKVDAEHPLFLYLPCGIGGAPGGVAYGAKTVFGDNVHCFFVEPVQSPCALVHLLSGSEELVSVYDVGLTNRTEADGMAVARMSAFVAAVMREMLAGVFTVDDASLFKWLLKAHESQNLRLEPSAAAGFAGPDFIVRHAQGKEFCRRRRVDEHLARATHVVWTTGGSFVPEEQFQEFLRIAKDLGHASP; encoded by the coding sequence ATGGCTATCCAACTACCCGACAATCCATCCCGAGCCGATTTGCTTGCAGCCCGCCCGACGCTCTGGATCAACCCGAACTATAAGGACAATGCGATTGGGGACGCCTCGCTTCCCGTACGGCCGTCGGATATAGACGAGGCACATGCTAACTGGCGGAGGCTGGCTTCCCTACTCGAGGCCTGTTTTCCTGAACTGAAACCTGCAAAGGGCGAAATCCGCTCCGATCTTGTCCTGCTGGACGAGATGCGTGACGCACTCGGCTATGACAGCGCTGATTTCGGCACCATCTTTGTGAAGGCAGACAACGCCCTTCCCGTTGCCGGCTCGATCAAGGCACGCGGCGGCGTCTACGAGGTCTTCCTCCTCGCCGAACAACTCGCGATACGGGAAGGTCTCCTGCAGGACGGAGAGGACATCCGCCGCCTCGCCGAAGCCGACGCGAGAGCGTTCTTCTCGCGCCACACCATCGCTGTCGGCAGCACCGGCAATCTCGGACTCAGTGTCGGGGTTGCTGCTCGCGCCCTCGGTTTTAGCGCGACGGTTCACATGTCCTCCGACGCCAAGCCCTGGAAGGTGGAGCGGCTGCAACGGCTCGGGGTAGAGGTTATCAAGCACTCGGCCGACTATACGACAGCCGTCGAAAATGCCCGTATCGTCGCGGAGCGCGATCCGACGATCTATTTCGTCGACGATGAGCAATCCAGGCACCTTTTCCTCGGCTACAGCGTCGCGGCGCTAGAGCTTGCCGAGCAGCTACAGGCCAATGGCGTCAAGGTCGATGCTGAGCATCCCCTGTTTCTCTACCTGCCGTGCGGAATCGGCGGCGCGCCGGGCGGCGTAGCATACGGCGCCAAGACGGTCTTCGGAGACAATGTGCATTGCTTCTTCGTGGAGCCGGTTCAATCGCCTTGTGCCCTCGTTCATCTCCTGAGCGGCTCCGAGGAGCTTGTCTCCGTGTATGATGTCGGCCTCACAAACCGGACGGAGGCGGATGGCATGGCAGTCGCCCGCATGTCTGCCTTCGTCGCCGCCGTCATGCGGGAGATGTTGGCAGGCGTGTTCACCGTCGACGACGCCTCACTGTTCAAGTGGCTTTTGAAAGCGCACGAGAGCCAGAACCTACGCCTCGAACCGTCCGCCGCTGCAGGCTTCGCCGGTCCGGATTTCATTGTCCGGCATGCTCAGGGTAAAGAGTTCTGTAGGCGGCGGCGGGTTGATGAGCACCTCGCCCGAGCAACACATGTCGTTTGGACGACCGGCGGGTCCTTTGTGCCGGAGGAGCAGTTTCAGGAATTCCTTCGCATCGCGAAAGACCTGGGACACGCGAGCCCATAA
- a CDS encoding type II toxin-antitoxin system ParD family antitoxin, with the protein MTTVEKITIALTPEMAGFVRSAVDAGEYASTSEAIRDAVREWKERRDLLGYTVEDLRALVHEGIDSGPSSRSTMAEVKAAARRRFESSQRES; encoded by the coding sequence ATGACGACGGTTGAAAAGATTACCATTGCATTGACGCCTGAGATGGCGGGATTTGTGCGAAGCGCGGTCGATGCTGGCGAATATGCGTCGACTAGCGAAGCCATCCGCGACGCCGTGCGTGAGTGGAAGGAAAGACGGGATTTGCTTGGTTATACAGTCGAGGATCTGCGAGCGCTTGTTCATGAAGGCATCGACAGCGGTCCGAGTTCGCGGTCTACGATGGCAGAGGTGAAAGCTGCCGCGCGCCGTCGCTTTGAATCTTCACAACGCGAAAGCTAA
- a CDS encoding type II toxin-antitoxin system RelE/ParE family toxin, with the protein MLSIVRTDRADEDLIEIWSYIAVENIVAADRVLDAIEARWQHLARHPYSGMARDDIAPGIRHLVSGEYLTLYRLTGSAVEIIRVLHGRRKISSQVVV; encoded by the coding sequence GTGCTTTCTATTGTCCGCACGGATCGTGCCGATGAGGACCTGATCGAAATATGGTCCTACATTGCCGTTGAAAACATAGTCGCAGCTGATCGAGTTCTCGATGCAATTGAGGCGCGCTGGCAGCATCTCGCACGACATCCGTACTCGGGAATGGCGCGCGACGACATTGCCCCGGGTATTCGGCATCTGGTCTCAGGCGAGTATCTAACTCTTTACCGGCTCACTGGCAGCGCAGTCGAAATCATCCGCGTGCTGCACGGGCGCCGGAAGATTTCCTCCCAAGTCGTTGTTTAA
- a CDS encoding chaperone modulator CbpM, producing the protein MMRVDEIVEQISDLQRNDLDAWIREALISPQEDGGDLVFSEMEYARIRLICTLHYDLEVNADSLPIVVSLVDQLHQARQRLLKLTAAVVTQDKSVQAAILEAFELSNTDEQS; encoded by the coding sequence ATGATGCGCGTTGATGAAATTGTCGAGCAGATAAGTGATCTTCAGCGAAACGATCTCGACGCGTGGATCCGGGAGGCATTGATCTCGCCCCAGGAAGATGGCGGAGATTTGGTGTTTTCGGAGATGGAATACGCACGTATCCGGCTGATCTGCACCCTGCATTATGATTTGGAGGTCAACGCAGATTCTCTCCCGATCGTAGTCTCCTTGGTCGATCAGCTCCACCAGGCGCGCCAACGCCTGTTGAAACTGACAGCTGCTGTGGTCACACAGGATAAGTCGGTGCAGGCGGCAATTCTTGAGGCATTTGAGCTAAGCAATACTGATGAACAGAGTTAG
- a CDS encoding DnaJ C-terminal domain-containing protein produces the protein MNDPYETLGVARTATDKEIRDAFKKLARKFHPDLHPDDKTAEDRFKAISAANDLLKDKDKRRRFDAGEIDASGAEKAQQRYYRDFADGSHRGSHAAQDGFASNDDLEDFLARAFGGGAQRAQGTFRARGQDVSYVLPVSFMNAVNGAVRTITLPEGKTLSVSIPEGAADRQMLRLKGQGMPGFGGGPAGDAFVELHIEPHPFFHRKDDNIHVDVPVTLKEATLGARITVPTINGPVSMKIPKGANTGQTLRLRDKGVLDRKSGNRGHQLITLKVVLPAGEEPELAKFLESWQPKNVDEPRKEMLK, from the coding sequence ATGAATGACCCTTATGAGACACTCGGTGTAGCTCGTACTGCGACCGACAAGGAAATCAGGGACGCGTTTAAGAAACTAGCACGCAAGTTTCACCCTGATCTGCATCCGGACGACAAGACGGCTGAGGATAGATTCAAGGCGATCTCGGCGGCAAACGACCTGCTCAAGGACAAGGACAAGCGTCGGCGGTTCGATGCAGGCGAGATAGATGCCAGTGGTGCGGAAAAAGCCCAGCAGCGCTACTACCGCGATTTCGCCGATGGATCACACCGCGGCTCCCACGCAGCGCAGGATGGCTTTGCCAGCAATGATGATCTGGAGGATTTCCTGGCGCGCGCTTTTGGCGGGGGCGCGCAGCGGGCACAGGGCACATTCCGGGCGCGAGGACAGGATGTGAGTTATGTACTGCCAGTTAGCTTCATGAACGCGGTCAATGGCGCCGTTCGCACCATCACATTGCCCGAAGGAAAGACGCTGAGTGTGTCGATCCCGGAGGGCGCAGCCGACCGGCAGATGTTACGGCTGAAAGGCCAAGGCATGCCCGGCTTTGGCGGCGGGCCGGCAGGTGACGCCTTTGTTGAATTGCATATCGAACCGCACCCGTTCTTCCATCGCAAGGATGACAATATCCATGTAGACGTACCCGTCACGCTAAAAGAAGCGACACTTGGCGCACGAATCACCGTGCCGACGATCAATGGCCCGGTCTCGATGAAGATTCCGAAAGGCGCAAACACCGGTCAGACGCTGCGACTGCGTGACAAGGGAGTTCTCGACCGCAAATCCGGCAATCGCGGACATCAGCTCATCACCCTGAAAGTCGTACTGCCTGCTGGCGAGGAGCCCGAGTTGGCAAAATTTCTGGAGAGTTGGCAGCCGAAGAACGTGGATGAGCCCCGCAAGGAGATGCTGAAATGA
- a CDS encoding ABC transporter permease → MRAANILHLGIKELRGLLRDPVLLVLIVYAFTAAIYTASKAMPETLNRAPIAIVDEDRSAVSTRIASAFYPPYFLAPSLISIEEMDSRMDAGLDTFALDIPPNFQRDLLAGRAPTLQLNIDATRMSQAFTGGGYVQSIVSGEVGEFLAGHRAQTVLPVALDLRARFNPELNKGWFGAISDVITSITMLSIVLTGAALIREREHGTIEHLLVMPVTAFEIMMSKVLAMSLVVLTAATFSLVFVVEGLLAVPVNGSIILFLAGAALDIFAMTCLGIFLATIAGSMPQFGLLLMMVLMPLQLLSGGVTPRESMPEVIQFIMLAAPNTHFVMLAQSVLFRGAGLDVVWPQLLAMLIIGVALFVFSLSQFRRYLRE, encoded by the coding sequence ATGCGGGCGGCGAACATCCTCCATCTCGGCATAAAGGAACTGCGCGGCCTTTTGCGCGATCCGGTGCTTCTGGTGCTGATTGTCTACGCTTTCACGGCTGCGATCTACACGGCCTCCAAGGCGATGCCGGAAACGCTCAACCGGGCGCCGATCGCCATCGTTGACGAGGACCGCTCGGCCGTGTCGACGCGTATCGCCAGCGCCTTCTATCCGCCATATTTCCTGGCGCCGTCGCTCATTTCAATTGAGGAAATGGACAGCCGCATGGATGCCGGCCTCGACACGTTCGCTCTCGACATTCCGCCGAATTTTCAGCGCGATCTCCTCGCCGGCCGCGCGCCGACCCTCCAGCTCAACATAGATGCGACACGCATGTCGCAAGCCTTCACCGGCGGGGGATATGTGCAGTCGATCGTCTCTGGCGAGGTCGGCGAATTCCTAGCCGGCCATCGTGCGCAAACCGTCCTGCCGGTCGCCCTTGATCTGCGCGCCCGGTTCAACCCCGAGCTCAACAAGGGATGGTTCGGCGCGATCAGCGACGTCATCACCTCGATCACCATGCTGTCGATCGTGCTGACTGGTGCTGCGCTCATCCGCGAGCGAGAGCACGGCACCATCGAGCACCTCCTGGTCATGCCGGTGACCGCGTTCGAGATCATGATGAGCAAGGTCCTGGCGATGAGCCTTGTGGTTCTGACGGCCGCCACTTTTTCCCTTGTGTTTGTGGTTGAAGGTTTGCTTGCCGTGCCGGTCAACGGCTCGATAATCCTATTCCTGGCCGGCGCCGCGCTCGACATCTTCGCCATGACCTGCCTCGGCATCTTCCTTGCCACCATAGCCGGCTCAATGCCGCAATTCGGACTATTGCTGATGATGGTGCTGATGCCGTTGCAACTGCTATCTGGCGGCGTCACCCCTCGCGAAAGCATGCCGGAGGTCATCCAGTTCATCATGCTTGCTGCACCCAACACGCATTTTGTCATGTTAGCGCAGTCCGTTCTCTTTCGGGGGGCAGGACTCGATGTGGTTTGGCCGCAGCTCCTGGCGATGCTCATCATCGGAGTGGCGCTGTTCGTCTTCTCGCTTAGCCAGTTCCGGCGCTATCTTCGAGAGTGA
- a CDS encoding IS5 family transposase (programmed frameshift) gives MWTTANRGKYKRDGLRYPSDLTDAEWALVEPLIPPAKRGGRRREVNVREVVNGLLYVLSTGCQWRAVPKDLPAKSTLFDYFDLWNWDGTLGRLHDELYVKCREAMDREASPTACIIDSQSVKSAEKGGSGIDPSGYDAGKKIKGKKRHILVDTVGLLLHALVHPADIQDRDGGVLVLKTLFGRYPFLKRLFADGGYQGPVFAKGQKKAMPGLATEIVKRSDTAKGFEVLPRRWVVERTFAWLGRCRRLAKDFENMSRNALAFLKLASIRLMLRRLCSN, from the exons ATGTGGACGACAGCGAACCGTGGAAAATACAAGCGCGATGGATTGCGCTATCCGAGTGATCTGACGGATGCGGAATGGGCTCTGGTGGAGCCGTTGATCCCTCCAGCCAAGCGTGGCGGGCGCCGACGTGAGGTCAATGTTCGCGAGGTCGTCAACGGCCTGCTGTATGTGCTGAGCACGGGCTGCCAGTGGCGCGCCGTTCCGAAAGACCTGCCGGCCAAGAGCACGTTGTTCGACTATTTCGACCTTTGGAACTGGGACGGCACACTCGGCCGTCTTCACGATGAACTCTATGTGAAATGCCGCGAGGCGATGGATCGTGAGGCCAGTCCCACCGCCTGCATCATCGATAGCCAGAGCGTTAAAAGCGCCGAAAAAGGGGGATCTG GCATCGACCCGAGCGGGTATGATGCGGGCAAGAAGATCAAGGGCAAGAAGCGCCACATCCTCGTCGATACGGTAGGGCTGCTGCTTCATGCCCTGGTTCACCCGGCCGACATCCAGGATCGTGACGGTGGCGTGCTGGTCTTGAAGACGCTGTTTGGGAGGTACCCGTTCCTGAAAAGGCTGTTCGCCGATGGCGGCTATCAGGGACCTGTCTTTGCCAAGGGGCAGAAGAAGGCCATGCCGGGCCTTGCGACCGAAATCGTCAAGCGCTCCGATACTGCCAAAGGCTTCGAGGTCTTGCCGAGACGTTGGGTGGTTGAGAGGACCTTCGCGTGGCTGGGACGTTGCCGCAGGCTGGCCAAGGACTTCGAAAACATGTCACGCAACGCACTCGCCTTCCTCAAATTGGCATCCATTCGCCTCATGCTGAGAAGGCTCTGTTCAAACTGA
- a CDS encoding choline dehydrogenase: MTDMGKNSNYDYIVVGAGSAGCVVANRLTEDGTRSVLLLEAGPRDGSIIMRMPAALGLPLESTKYNWAYKSEPEPGLNGRISDQHRGRVLGGSSSINGMVFVRGNPLDYEGWAARGLPKWSYAHVLPYFKKMETFEKGGNEYRGATGPLHVHQCRAENPLYEAFLAAGQDFGLPLSTDQNGFQQEGVNRAQASVRNGVRESTAVAYLRPAEGRRNLAIVTGATVTRLIMDGSTIQGVEYEIGGVVKKAMAGKEVVLSAGAFDTPKILMLSGIGDTDTLKAHDIACRVHLPGVGRDLQDHVAVAIQYTTTKSVSPTKQLSKLGRPFVGLRWLLTKAGLGASNYFEVGAFFRGNDTVSYPNIEHEFLPMIGEFYRGEARVLDGFQYFTSVMRPKSRGRVSLRSADPKAAPKIEIGFLTEDADLNEMIEGVKKTREIIRQKSWDPLRGREVTPSADISSDKDLAAWIRQNAGTAYHPVATCRMGNDEMAVTDQDGCVHGVSGLRIADASLMPALTTGNTNAPTIMIGEKIADAILGRQLPPQNSSFYTGRH; encoded by the coding sequence ATGACGGATATGGGGAAGAACTCAAACTACGACTATATCGTCGTCGGCGCGGGGTCGGCCGGCTGCGTGGTCGCCAACCGCCTGACCGAGGACGGCACGCGCAGCGTGCTGCTGCTCGAGGCGGGACCACGCGACGGCTCGATCATCATGCGGATGCCGGCGGCACTGGGCCTGCCACTCGAAAGCACGAAGTACAACTGGGCCTACAAGAGCGAGCCCGAGCCCGGACTGAATGGGCGAATAAGCGACCAGCATCGCGGCCGGGTGCTGGGCGGCTCGTCATCTATCAACGGCATGGTTTTCGTGCGGGGCAACCCGCTCGATTACGAAGGTTGGGCGGCGAGGGGATTGCCGAAGTGGTCCTATGCGCATGTCCTGCCTTACTTCAAGAAGATGGAAACCTTCGAGAAGGGCGGTAACGAATACCGTGGTGCGACTGGCCCGCTGCATGTGCACCAATGCCGTGCCGAAAACCCGCTCTACGAGGCCTTTCTTGCTGCAGGGCAGGATTTCGGCCTGCCGCTCAGCACCGACCAAAACGGCTTCCAGCAGGAGGGCGTCAACCGCGCCCAAGCCTCGGTTCGCAACGGCGTCCGCGAGAGCACGGCAGTTGCCTATCTGCGTCCGGCCGAGGGGCGGCGCAATCTCGCCATCGTGACCGGTGCGACCGTGACGCGGCTGATCATGGATGGCAGCACAATACAGGGTGTCGAATACGAGATTGGCGGTGTCGTGAAAAAGGCGATGGCCGGAAAGGAAGTTGTGCTGAGCGCCGGTGCGTTCGATACTCCCAAGATACTGATGCTCTCCGGCATCGGCGATACCGATACGCTCAAGGCGCATGACATCGCGTGCAGGGTCCATCTACCCGGTGTTGGCCGGGATCTCCAGGACCATGTCGCCGTGGCTATCCAGTATACGACAACCAAGTCGGTGTCGCCGACAAAACAGCTCTCGAAATTGGGGCGGCCTTTCGTCGGGTTGCGCTGGCTGTTGACCAAGGCCGGGCTCGGCGCGAGCAACTATTTCGAAGTCGGAGCATTTTTCCGTGGCAATGACACGGTGTCCTATCCGAACATTGAGCACGAATTCCTCCCGATGATCGGCGAATTCTATCGTGGCGAGGCGAGGGTGCTCGACGGCTTTCAGTATTTCACCAGTGTCATGCGTCCCAAGAGCCGCGGTCGCGTCTCGCTCCGCTCTGCCGATCCGAAGGCCGCCCCGAAAATCGAGATCGGCTTCTTGACCGAGGATGCCGATCTCAACGAGATGATCGAGGGTGTGAAAAAGACACGCGAGATCATCCGCCAGAAGTCGTGGGATCCGCTTCGCGGACGGGAGGTCACGCCCAGCGCTGACATTTCTTCCGACAAGGATCTTGCTGCCTGGATTCGTCAGAATGCCGGAACCGCTTACCACCCCGTCGCGACCTGCCGGATGGGCAACGACGAGATGGCTGTGACCGATCAAGACGGCTGCGTACACGGCGTGAGCGGGTTGCGCATCGCCGATGCGTCACTGATGCCGGCGCTGACGACGGGCAATACCAATGCGCCAACGATCATGATCGGCGAGAAGATCGCCGACGCCATTCTCGGCCGGCAACTGCCGCCGCAGAACTCCTCCTTTTATACCGGCCGGCATTGA